A window of Ignavibacterium sp. contains these coding sequences:
- a CDS encoding chemotaxis protein CheW: MEILESSKSSTSEILQLVSFIIGNEEYAVDIFYVKEINRLSHITKVPNAPEFIEGVINLRGRIIPVIDLRIKMGLPKKENDKDSRIIVIEDEDLLVGFLVDSVREVIRIPKNIIEEPPEIVTSSKTDFISSVGKLDDRLLILIDLKKILSKNEQNKLKEVV; encoded by the coding sequence ATGGAAATTCTCGAATCCAGTAAATCGTCGACTTCAGAAATTCTTCAGCTTGTTAGTTTCATTATTGGCAATGAAGAATACGCAGTCGATATATTTTATGTCAAAGAAATAAACCGACTTTCGCACATCACAAAAGTTCCAAATGCTCCTGAATTTATTGAAGGCGTGATAAACCTTCGCGGAAGAATAATTCCGGTTATTGACCTTCGTATTAAAATGGGTTTGCCTAAAAAGGAGAACGATAAAGATTCCCGGATAATTGTAATTGAGGATGAAGACCTTCTCGTTGGATTTTTAGTTGATTCAGTTAGAGAAGTGATTCGCATTCCGAAAAACATTATTGAAGAGCCACCGGAGATTGTAACTTCAAGTAAAACGGATTTCATAAGTTCAGTCGGAAAACTCGATGACAGATTACTGATACTAATTGATCTTAAAAAAATTCTTTCAAAAAATGAACAAAATAAACTTAAAGAAGTTGTTTAA
- a CDS encoding sigma-54 dependent transcriptional regulator: MLNKILIIDDDELVCQSLKKILVKLGYQTEYTTEADFALDKIEQFDPDLILLDIYLTTMNGLDLLKQIHSKYFNIPVIMITAFADVNIAVKAMKLGATEFLLKPIDIDQLKITIDKAITTKNLKAEVERLSEIVKEDILTKEYFGKSSKIQKVVSAVEKLAKSPDTTILIEGESGTGKEMIAKFIHQNSPRKDGPFIRINCSAIPRELAESELFGHEKGAFTGALQKTKMGKFELASGGTILLDEIAELSPEMQAKLLRVLQEKKYFRLGGEKEIEVDVRVLAATNKKLEDEVKKGNFREDLFYRLNVGQVTVPPLRERKEDIPFLAYSFLQEFAKKFDKQIKGFDAGALEILTEYPWKGNIRELRNVIERVTLLLEEDEVKEKHLHFLKSGVAESAVSEDKFILKIPAKGIAIDVVLKKLIEDTLRITNGNQVKAAKILGLSRSKLRYRMEQLGIEVTKNIQHN; this comes from the coding sequence ATGTTAAATAAAATACTTATCATTGATGACGACGAGCTCGTCTGCCAGTCTCTAAAAAAAATATTAGTAAAACTCGGCTATCAAACTGAGTACACTACCGAAGCTGATTTTGCTCTCGACAAAATTGAGCAATTCGACCCGGATTTAATTCTTCTTGATATTTATCTTACTACTATGAATGGACTTGATTTGCTTAAACAAATCCATTCAAAATACTTTAACATTCCTGTTATAATGATTACTGCTTTTGCTGATGTAAACATAGCAGTAAAAGCAATGAAGCTTGGTGCTACTGAATTTCTTTTAAAACCAATTGATATTGATCAGCTAAAGATTACAATTGATAAAGCAATTACCACTAAAAATTTAAAAGCCGAAGTTGAAAGACTTAGTGAGATTGTTAAAGAAGACATATTAACAAAAGAATACTTCGGGAAAAGTAGTAAGATTCAAAAAGTAGTTAGCGCTGTTGAAAAGCTTGCTAAAAGTCCTGATACAACTATTCTGATTGAAGGTGAAAGCGGAACCGGCAAAGAAATGATTGCAAAATTTATTCATCAGAATAGTCCACGGAAAGATGGACCATTTATTCGTATAAACTGTTCTGCAATACCGCGGGAATTAGCTGAAAGCGAATTGTTTGGACATGAAAAAGGTGCATTTACCGGTGCATTACAAAAAACCAAGATGGGAAAATTTGAACTTGCATCCGGTGGTACAATTTTACTCGATGAAATTGCAGAACTATCGCCCGAGATGCAGGCAAAGCTTCTTAGAGTGCTTCAGGAAAAAAAATATTTCCGTCTCGGAGGTGAAAAGGAAATCGAAGTTGATGTTCGGGTTTTAGCCGCTACAAATAAAAAACTTGAAGATGAAGTTAAGAAAGGAAATTTCAGAGAGGATCTTTTTTATAGATTGAATGTTGGTCAGGTTACAGTTCCACCTTTGCGTGAAAGGAAAGAAGACATTCCATTTCTTGCATATTCTTTTCTTCAGGAGTTTGCAAAGAAATTCGATAAACAAATAAAAGGTTTTGATGCAGGCGCACTCGAAATTCTGACGGAATATCCATGGAAAGGAAATATCCGTGAGCTTCGAAATGTTATTGAAAGAGTAACTCTTCTCCTGGAAGAAGATGAGGTTAAAGAAAAACACCTTCATTTTCTTAAATCGGGAGTTGCTGAAAGTGCAGTAAGTGAAGACAAATTTATTCTGAAAATTCCTGCAAAAGGAATTGCAATTGATGTAGTATTAAAAAAGCTTATTGAAGATACACTTAGAATAACAAATGGGAATCAGGTTAAAGCTGCAAAAATTCTTGGCTTATCCCGTTCAAAACTTCGGTACAGAATGGAACAACTTGGGATTGAAGTAACAAAAAACATTCAGCATAACTAA